A region from the Acomys russatus chromosome 20, mAcoRus1.1, whole genome shotgun sequence genome encodes:
- the LOC127204115 gene encoding zinc finger protein 474: MIRRPPTVVCYICGREYGTKSITIHEPQCLKKWHNENNLLPKELRRPEPKKPEGRTITAKGFYDLDALNEAAWTSAQSQLVPCNICGRTFLPDRLIVHQRSCKPKAAK, from the exons ATGATAAGGCGTCCACCGACAGTTGTTTGTTACATCTGTGGCCGTGAATATGGAACCAAATCTATTACCATCCATGAGCcacaatgtctcaaaaaatggcATAATGAGAACAATTTGTTGCCTAAAGAACTAAGGAGACCAGAACCCAAAAAACCAGAAGGTAGAACCATTACCG CCAAGGGGTTCTATGATCTTGATGCCTTAAATGAAGCTGCTTGGACAAGTGCCCAGAGCCAATTGGTTCCCTGCAACATTTGCGGGCGCACCTTCCTGCCAGACAGACTGATTGTTCACCAGCGATCTTGTAAACCTAAAGCCGCCAAGTAA